One Polaribacter sp. SA4-12 genomic window carries:
- the lepA gene encoding translation elongation factor 4, with product MKNIRNFCIIAHIDHGKSTLADRLLEYTGSVTDREKKDQLLDNMDLERERGITIKSHAIQMDFEHKGEQYVLNLIDTPGHVDFSYEVSRSIAACEGALLIVDAAQSIQAQTISNLYLALENDLEIIPILNKVDLPSANPEEVTDDIVDLLGCAPEDVIHASGKTGFGVENILEAIIDRVPAPKGNVDAPLQALIFDSVYNSYRGIETYFRVLNGEIKKGQRIKFMATGNEYFADEVGTLKLEQVVRKSVKAGDVGYLITGIKTAKEVKVGDTITDAVNPTTEIIDGFEDVKPMVFAGIYPVDTEDFEELRYSMEKLQLNDASLVFVPESSAALGFGFRCGFLGMLHMEIIQERLEREFNMTVITTVPNVSYHAYTKKNPNELLLLNNPTDLPDPSRLDRVEEPFIKASIITKSDFVGQVMSLCIEKRGEITNQTYLTTERVELTFDMPLAEIVFDFYDRLKTVSKGYASFDYSPIGMRESKLVRVDILLNGSGVDALSALLHADNAYTIGKKIVEKLKELIPRQQFDIPIQAAIGAKIIARETTKALRKDVTAKCYGGDISRKRKLLEKQKKGKKRMRQVGNVEIPQEAFMAVLKLND from the coding sequence GCGAACGCGGAATTACCATAAAATCGCATGCTATTCAAATGGATTTTGAGCATAAAGGAGAACAATATGTTTTAAATTTAATTGATACTCCAGGTCACGTAGATTTTTCTTACGAAGTTTCTCGTTCAATTGCTGCCTGTGAAGGTGCTTTACTAATTGTAGATGCAGCGCAAAGTATACAGGCACAAACAATTTCTAACTTATATCTAGCTTTAGAGAACGATTTAGAGATTATTCCTATCTTAAATAAAGTAGATTTACCTTCTGCAAACCCAGAAGAAGTAACAGACGATATTGTAGATTTATTAGGTTGTGCCCCAGAAGATGTTATTCACGCAAGTGGAAAAACTGGTTTTGGTGTAGAGAACATTTTAGAAGCAATTATAGATAGAGTTCCTGCTCCAAAAGGAAACGTTGATGCACCATTACAAGCTTTAATTTTCGATTCAGTTTACAATTCTTACAGAGGAATTGAAACGTATTTCCGTGTTTTAAATGGAGAAATCAAAAAAGGACAACGTATTAAATTTATGGCAACTGGCAATGAGTATTTTGCTGATGAAGTTGGTACTTTAAAATTAGAGCAAGTTGTTAGAAAATCTGTAAAAGCAGGTGATGTTGGTTATTTAATTACAGGAATTAAAACAGCAAAAGAAGTAAAAGTAGGAGATACTATTACAGATGCAGTGAATCCTACAACAGAAATTATTGATGGTTTCGAAGATGTAAAACCAATGGTTTTTGCAGGTATTTATCCAGTTGATACAGAAGATTTTGAAGAATTGCGTTATTCAATGGAAAAGCTGCAATTAAACGATGCTTCTTTAGTATTTGTACCAGAAAGTTCTGCAGCTTTAGGTTTTGGTTTTCGTTGTGGATTCTTAGGAATGTTACACATGGAAATTATTCAAGAACGTTTAGAGCGTGAGTTTAATATGACTGTTATTACAACGGTTCCCAATGTATCTTACCACGCCTACACTAAGAAAAATCCAAATGAATTACTTTTATTAAATAATCCTACAGATTTACCAGATCCATCAAGATTAGATAGAGTAGAAGAGCCTTTTATTAAAGCTTCTATCATTACAAAATCAGATTTTGTTGGTCAAGTAATGAGTTTGTGTATCGAAAAACGTGGAGAAATTACAAATCAAACCTACTTAACAACAGAAAGAGTAGAATTAACTTTTGATATGCCTTTGGCAGAAATTGTTTTCGATTTTTACGATCGTTTAAAAACAGTTTCTAAAGGATATGCTTCTTTCGATTATTCTCCGATTGGTATGAGAGAATCTAAATTGGTTAGAGTAGATATTTTATTAAACGGTTCTGGAGTAGATGCACTTTCTGCACTTTTACATGCAGATAATGCGTATACAATTGGTAAAAAGATAGTTGAAAAACTAAAAGAATTAATACCAAGACAACAGTTTGATATTCCTATTCAGGCAGCAATTGGAGCAAAAATTATTGCACGTGAAACTACAAAAGCGTTGCGTAAAGATGTTACTGCAAAATGTTATGGTGGAGATATTTCACGTAAACGTAAGTTATTAGAAAAGCAGAAAAAAGGTAAGAAAAGAATGCGTCAGGTTGGTAATGTAGAAATTCCACAAGAAGCATTTATGGCAGTTTTAAAGTTGAATGATTAA
- a CDS encoding transposase gives MKKRIEQIGRLAYKDTVERIKTIPGIGLKTAIMMSVITDNFTKFDNYKQLTAFVGFSPRLYQSGTSVKGKGHICKMGKPQIRKLLYLCSWSAKRVNKNCIEMYERLKEKGKPERVIKIAIANKLIKQIFSIATNKQIYNENHQNLYFLK, from the coding sequence TTGAAAAAAAGGATAGAGCAAATAGGAAGATTAGCTTATAAAGACACGGTTGAAAGAATAAAAACGATACCAGGAATCGGGCTAAAAACGGCTATTATGATGAGTGTTATTACAGATAATTTCACAAAATTTGATAACTATAAACAACTGACAGCTTTTGTAGGATTTAGTCCAAGGCTATATCAATCAGGAACAAGTGTAAAAGGTAAAGGACATATTTGTAAAATGGGCAAACCTCAAATTAGAAAACTTTTGTATTTATGTAGTTGGTCTGCAAAAAGAGTAAATAAAAATTGTATCGAAATGTATGAACGACTTAAAGAAAAAGGAAAACCCGAGAGAGTAATTAAAATTGCAATAGCTAATAAATTAATAAAGCAAATTTTTTCTATTGCGACTAACAAACAAATTTACAATGAAAATCATCAAAACTTATATTTTCTGAAATAA
- a CDS encoding IS110 family transposase, which translates to MSKIIGIDISKQTFDVSYLEKDKWIHKIFKNQNTGFEQFIKLISASDWIVMEASGPYYVQLATFLHASSFNVCVLNPLIIRRYSQTRLYRAKTDKKDAKTIAEYGAQYELKRWCPESKPSIEIKQLYTALELLKKQKHQTKRQLESFEATGLLSSDLRKELKQVLILLIRRIDKFEKKDRANRKISL; encoded by the coding sequence ATGAGTAAAATTATAGGAATTGATATTAGTAAGCAAACCTTTGATGTTTCTTATTTAGAAAAAGATAAATGGATTCACAAAATTTTTAAGAATCAAAATACAGGTTTTGAGCAATTTATTAAATTGATTAGTGCATCAGACTGGATTGTAATGGAGGCTAGTGGTCCTTATTATGTTCAGTTAGCAACTTTTTTACATGCATCTAGTTTTAATGTATGTGTATTAAATCCTTTGATAATTAGAAGATATAGTCAAACAAGATTATATAGAGCAAAAACAGATAAAAAAGACGCAAAGACAATTGCCGAATATGGTGCTCAATATGAGTTAAAAAGATGGTGTCCAGAGAGTAAACCTAGTATAGAAATTAAACAACTTTACACAGCTTTAGAATTACTAAAAAAACAAAAACATCAAACAAAAAGACAATTAGAATCCTTTGAAGCAACAGGTTTGTTGAGTTCGGATCTTAGAAAAGAATTAAAACAAGTACTAATATTATTAATAAGACGTATTGATAAGTTTGAAAAAAAGGATAGAGCAAATAGGAAGATTAGCTTATAA